The genomic DNA TCGCCTCGAATTCACCCTTCGTGAACACGCCATTCTCCCCTGTGCCCACCACGGGAAGCTGTAGATCGGGCCCCCGTTCGAACTCGTCGGGACTCACCCGCAGGGCAAGACGCGTCTCCAACGGCTCGACACGTGCGCCGTAGCGCCGCACGGGCTCACCCCGCTCATAGATCGTTCGGTAGTCGATGTCCGCGTACCCGATCATCGCCGCAGGCTTGATCTCCTTGACGATCGGTCCACCGGCCGTGCGCGCCATGAGGAACAGCAGACCGGTGTGGGCAAATGCGACCGATGCCTTGGTCATCAGCTTCGCGGAGGGGCGATCCTCCGAATGTGTGTAGGGGACGTTGAGCCCCATCCCTCCGGTTCCCGTCGTCCCGATCTTGAGATAGAGGCGCGTCGAGACCTTTCGCATCGCCCTGTCCAGGATCATCACGTGGCGAATCAGCTGCGGAACCGCCTGGGAGAGAATCAGCGCCTCGACATCGTGCGCGACCTCATCGGCCGGATACGACGGGTCCTCCTGAAGCCGATCCACGCTCCGCTTGGCGACCCGTGCCGACGTGTAGACGTCCTGATAGCTGATCGCCGTCGCCGTGTTGATCGCGTCGACGATCACGTCGGGGCGATGCTCATCGATCAGATGAGCCAACCGGGAACGTTCGAACGCCTCGTCGACCGGACCCAGCAAATCATCGAAGACGCCCTCTCGGGCGTCTTCGTCTTCGAGCAGATCGCCCCGAGACCTCTGAGCAAAAGCTTCCCGAGCGAAGATGTCCCCCCACTCGCCAACGAATTCGGTGTCACTCTCGGGGAACAGGGCACGCAGGTCTGCGACCGCCTGCTCCACCCCCTCTTCGTAGAGCGACACGAGCACGATCCGCTCCGGCCGCAAGTCGGTTGCGATACGGTGCGCAACTTGGAAGCCGACCAGGCCGGCCCCCCCAAGAATCATGAACGTTCGGTCCTCCACGCACTGCCTCCGCCCTCGACAACACATGCCAAGGCTACCTGTCCGGAGAACCCGCCCATTCGTCTCCTTGGAGGGCACCTCCCAAGACCCCCTCCGTCCCTGGCGGGACACCTCCTCCCCCAACGTCGGCCCTGGGGGCCTCCTGGGGGAGGAAACGAACATTTCTCGCCCCAGCGAGCGAAGCGAGCGTTGGGGGGAGTACGGCGAAGCCGACCGGGGCCGGCGAAGCCGGGAGGCTCACTTCGTGCAGTCGACAATCTCCATGAACAACACACCTAGTCTTCGACCATGGCAACCGCCCTCAACCCGACGCAACGCAGCAGGGACCTCGATCGGCTGCGGAACGAAACATTCGACGTGCTGGTCATCGGTGGTGGAATCACAGGGACCGGTGCTGCCCTCGACGCCGCATCACGCGGTCTCTCGGTTGGCCTGATCGAACAACGCGACCTCGCTTCAGGAACATCGAGCCGATCTAGCAAGCTCATCCACGGTGGCCTCCGCTACCTCGAGCAACTCAACTTCCGTCTCGTGTGGGAGGCGCTGCACGAACGCGGCCTCCTGTTGGACCGCATCGCCCCGCACCTGGTCCGCCCGGTCTCGTTCCTCTACCCGCTCACCCATCGTGTCTGGGAACGGCTCTACGTGGGAGCCGGAGTCACGATGTACGACCTGTTCGCCAGAGCAGGCGTCAACCCGCTCCCACGGCACCAGCAGCTCTCCCGAAAACGTGCAATCGAGCTTTTCCCTTCCCTGCGTAAGGACAGCCTCGTCGGGGCAATTCGCTACTGGGACGCGCAAGAGGACGACGCCCGCTTTGTCCTGACCGTTGCGCGCACCGCCGCAGGACTTGGTGCCGCCATTGCGCCCAGCCTGACCGCCACCGGACTCCGCAAGGGCGGTGATCGAGTCACCGGAGTCGAGGCCCGCTGTCTCGAACGTGGAGAGACCTTCACGATCAGTGCCCGAGCCGTCATCAACGCCACCGGCGTCTGGACCGACAAGATCCAGGACCTCGCGGGTCGCGGGGCAATCCACGTGCGCTCCTCCAAAGGCATCCACCTGGTAGTGCCCAGAGATCGCATCCGTGGAGACGCAGGCCTGATCACCAAGACCGAGAAGAGCGTCCTGTTCGTCATACCCTGGAACGACCACTGGATCATCGGCACGACGGACACCGACTGGGATCTGGACCTCGCCCACCCCGCCGCTTCGAGCACGGACATCGACTACCTGCTCAGGCACATCAACCAGGTCATCGATCCACCCCTCAGTCACGATGATGTCGAAGGTGTGTTCGCCGGCTTGCGTCCCCTCCTCTACGGCGAATCCGATTCGACGTCCAAGCTGAGCCGTGAGCATGCGGTCACCGAGGTTGTACCCGGTCTCATCACCGTCGCGGGCGGCAAGTACACCACCTATCGGGTCATGGCCAAGGATGCCATCGACGCCGCAGTAGAGAGTCTCAGTCCAGATACACCACCATCAGCAACGCACGATCTCGCTCTTGCAGGAGCCGAGGGCTACCGGGACCTGTGGGACCGAAGGGAGCAGGTCGCCGCGAAGCAAGGCCTCCCCCTCGAAACCGTCGAGCACCTCCTGCACCGGTACGGCTCGATGATCGAAGATATCTTCCGGCTGATCGATGCCGACCCGACGCTGGGCGAGACGCTCTCCGGCGAATACCTCAAAGCCGAGATCGTCTACGCGGCCTCCCATGAGGGAGCACTGCATCTCGACGACGTCCTCACGCGAAGGACCAGGATCTCGGTCGAGACCAAAGACCGCGGAACCGACGTCGCTGAAGAGGCCGCCCGGCTCATCGGGCCTTTGCTCGGCTGGGATGAGCAAACCCGGCGGCAGGAGGTGGCCTACTACCTCGCACGGGTTGAGGCCGAACGAGACTCTCAACGCCAACCCGACGACCGTACAGCCGACGCGGTTCGTCTCGGGGCTCCGGACATTCGCAAGTCGACCTGACCGGTTCCACATCGCGCGATACCATGCCCCCACCATCCGGGAAGGCAGATTGCATGGCACTCCGTTCGCGAATCACGGGCGTCGGAAGCTACGTCCCGCCGAAGGTCGTCACCAACGAAGACCTCAGTCGGCTCTTCGACACGTCCGACGAGTGGATCACCCAGCGGACCGGCATCAAGCAACGACACTGGGTGGAAGGTTCCACATCCACCTCCGATCTGGCACTGGAAGCGTCCCGACAGGCCCTCGCATCGGCAGGAGTCGGCCCCGAGGACCTGGACATGATCTTCTTCGCGACCATCAGTCCGGATCACTTCTTCCCCGGCAGCGGCGTATTCCTCCAGCGCAAGTTGGGAATCTCCGACATCCCTGCGATCGACGTCCGCCAGCAGTGCACCGGATTCATCTACGGCACTTCGATGGCCGACCAATACATCCGAACAGGATCGGCACGCCGGGTTCTCGTCGTAGGCGCCGAGATCCACTCCAAAGGCCTCGACCTCAGCTCTGAAGGTCGCGATGTCACCGTGCTCTTTGGGGATGGCGCCGGAGCGATCGTCATGGAAGCCACCGACGTCCAGGACCCTGCGGTCGATCCGCATGTCTTCTCCACACATTTGCACGCCGACGGCACGTTTGCCGAAGAGTTGTGGGTCGAGGCCCCAGGAATGGCCGTCGGTGACCGCATGGTGACCTACGAGATCATCGACCGCGGCCAAATCTATCCCAAGATGAACGGCCGCAAGGTGTACGTCAACGCGATCAAGCGCATGCCGGAAGCGATCACCGAGACCATCGAGGCCAACGGTGTCGCTCTCGAAGACGTCGACCTCTTCGTTTTTCACCAGGCCAATCTCCGGATCAACGAGGCCGTCGCCCAACGCATGGGGATTCCCGAGGAGAAGGTGTTCAACACAATCGACCGGTTTGCCAACACGACCGCCGCAACGATCCCGATCGGACTTCACGAGGCCGAGAAAGCCGAAGTCCTGCAGCCGGGGATGCTGGTGGCATCGGCATCCTTCGGCAGCGGATTCACCTGGGCATCGATGCTGATCCGGTGGTGATTCGTTCTCGTGACGCTCGGCGGGAATAGTCACGCTCCAGCGTCGCCAGAACGGGAAGACCGGTCGCGCGTACTCGAGTAGGTTGGAATCAACGCCAGGAGGGAACACATGAGCACGCCTGAGAGCCCGACGCCGACGAGCACGCCGAAGGTCCTCCGACGAAGTGCAAGCGACAAGGTCATCGCAGGAGTCGCAGGTGGTTTGGGACGCTATCTGGGCATCGACTCGGTGATCATCCGGATCATCCTGCTCATCTTGCTCGTCGCAGGCGGTTCGGGTTTCCTGATCTATCTGATCGGGTGGATCGCCATACCGATGGAAAAGCCCGGCGACAACGTCGGGCCGGCGACCGGCCAGGCAAGCAGCGCAACGGTACTGATTGGCAGCACGCTGATCATCATCGGTGGGTTCATGATCCTCAACCGTATCGTCCCAAGCATCAGCAAGTTCATCCTGCCGGTCATCGTGATCATCATCGGTCTGGCGGTGATCGTTGGAGGCAGACGATGAACGGTCGGGCCGGGCGACTCGTCCTCGGCCTGATCCTCCTGCTGATCGGGATTGGATGGTTCCTCCAGACCGCAGGACTCATCGACCGCCTCGCCTGGGACTGGATCCTCCCCGCCATCCTCGTCATCATCGGCGTGGCTCTCATCGCCGACGCCAAGGGGCACAGGCACGGTGGTCTGATCGCTCTCGGTGTGATCCTGACGCTCATGCTCATGGCAGGTGGAGGCACGGCCGTCAGCGTCAACACGACCGGAAGTGCAGTCGGTGAGCGGAACGAACGGATAGCCAGCATGACCGACCTCAAGGACACCTCCATGTTTGCCGGCAGTCTCACCCTCGACTTGCGCGACCTCGACCTGCCGTCCGGGACGACCAAGGTCGATGTCAGTGTGTTCGCCGGAGAAATCGAGATTCGTGTCCCAGATAACGTCACCGTCGAGGTGAGCGCCAACACGTTGTTCGGAGAGATCAACGCATTCGGGGAACGGCGGTCGGGTGTGGGCGTAGGTCTCGACAAGACATCGCCGGGAGACAGCAACCGAACCCTGGTATTGAACGTCTCCGCCTTTGCCGGGCAGATCGGAGTATCACGATGAAGGGTTCCATTACCGCCGGGGTGTTCTTCGTCATCGTCGGCGTCGTCTTCCTTCTCGAAGCGGCCGGGGTTTGGGACGTTCCTTCGGACTACCTGCTGCCGGCAGCCGTCATCGCCCTGGGAGTGGCCCTGCTCGTTGGAGGCGCTGCCGACAGGACCTGAAGGCGAGAGCGACCCCTCTCCCGTTCTGGTGACGCTTCACCTGGATGATCCCAGTCAACCGTCACGAGAACGGATGGTTTGTCGGGATCGCGGGCTCTCTCGCCGGTTCCGCTACAATCGATATCGCACGGGAGCTCGGTTTGACCGGGCTGAGAAGGAGACTTGGAGTCTCCGACCGTTGGAACCTGACCGGATAATGCCGGCGTAGGAAGCTGTCTCAGCCTGGCCTCCGAACACAAAGGAGGCACCATGCGTAGAACACCAAAGGTCCGCCGTCTCGGCGGACTCGCCATTGCACTGACCCTGATCGTCGCGGCATGCAGCCCGACAGGATCGGCACCGAAGGAATCGAGTACCACGACAAGCGAGAGCACCACCCAACCCGCAGAGACCACCGCCCAACCCACCGAAATCGTCCTGCTCACCCACGATGCATTCGCCGTCTCGGACAATGTCCTCGCAGACTTCACCTCCCAGACCGGTGTCAAAGTCAAGCTGTTGCAGTCGGACGATGCCGGGACGATGCTCAATCAGGCGATCCTCACGAAGGACAACCCGATTGCGGACGTGATGTTCGGCATCGACAACACATTCCTCTCGCGGGCCTTGTCGGAAGGTATCTTCGATCCGTATGCGTCACCGGGCCTGGCAACGGTGCCCAAGGCGCTCCAACTCGACCCCGAGCACCACGTCACCCCGATCGACTTCGGCGACGTCTGTCTCAACTACGACAAGGCCGCGTTCCAGGGAGACGTTCCAGCCCCAACTTCACTTCTCGACCTGACCGACCCGGCCTATCGAGACATGCTCGTCGTCGAAGATCCGGCGACGTCGTCACCCGGCTTGGCGTTTCTGCTGGCAACGATCGCCGAGTTCGGTGAGGAGGGCGACTACACCTGGAAGGACTTCTGGGCAGACTTGGCGGCAAACGGAGTCAAGGTCGACGCCGGATGGACGGAGGCCTACTACTCGGACTTCTCCGCTGCGTCGGATGGAACACGGCCCCTGGTCGTCTCCTACGCGTCGTCCCCGCCGGCAGAGGTGATCTTCTCCGAGACCCCGCTCACCAGCGCGCCGACGGCCGTCATCACCGACGGGTGCTTCCGTCAGATCGAGTTCGCAGGGATCCTCGCGGGCACCGAGCATCCGGACGCCGCCCGGAAACTCATCGACTTCATGCTCTCGAAAGAGTTCCAGGAGGACATCCCCCTGAACATGTTCGTCTTCCCTGCGAATTCCCAAGCCGCGTTGCCACCCGAGTTCATCGAGTTCACAACGCTGCCTGAGCACCCGGAGTCCCTGGACCCGGCGCTCATCGAACAGAACAGGGAACGCTGGATCGAGGACTGGACGGAGATCATACGAAAGTGAAATCCCCAGCCGGTCTACGAGAGCGTGTCGGCGGCGCCATCCTCGTCGCGATCCCTCTGGTTTTCCTTGGCTACTTCTTCGCGTACCCGCTTGGAGCGATTCTCACCAAGAGTCTCCTCCAGGCGGGGCGCGTCGACCTGGCGCCTTTCGCCGAGGTGTTTCGCCGCGGCACCCTGCGAAACGCCATCTGGTTCACCGTGTGGCAGGCGACCGCGTCCATGCTGCTCACCCTGGTCGTCGCGTTGCCGGCGGCATATGTCTTCGCGCGGTACCGGTTCCCGGGCAAGAGCGTGCTTCGTGCGGCAATCACCGTTCCGTTCGTGCTCCCGACCGTCGTCGTCGGAACGGCCTTTCTGGCGCTCCTCGGACCGACCGGACTGATCGATCTCAGCGGCACCGTGTGGCTGATCCTCATCGCCCATGTCTTCTTCAACTACGCCATCGTCGTGCGTACCGTCGGCGGGTTTTGGGCGAATCTCGATCCTCGGCTCGAAGAGGCGGCACGAATGCTGGGCGCGGGACGGTGGCGCACGTTCCGTACCGTCACATTGCCGCTGCTCCGACCTGCGCTGGCGGCGGCAGGATCGATCGTGTTCCTGTTCACCTTCACGTCCTTCGGAGTGATCCTCATCCTTGGAGGCCTCCGCTTCGCCACGATCGAAGTCGAGATCTGGCGCCAGACAATCTCGTATCTGCAGTTGCCGATCGCGAGTGCGCTCGCCGTGATTCAACTCGTCGGCGTCACCTCGATCCTGTTCGCGTACTCGCGCTACCAGCAGCGGCGCATGATCGAACTGCCCCTCCGCCCGGCGCAGGAAGTGTCACGAGTGCCGAGGACCTTGCGCGACCGGGCCATCGTCGGTACCACCCTTGGCTTCACCGGTCTCTTCCTCGGAACTCCTCTGGCAGTACTCATCGAACGCTCCCTGCGGACCGACACCGGGTTCGGGTTCGCTGCCTACCGATCCCTCGCCACACCGACATCCGCCCTCTTCGTCCCGCCGGTGGAAGCCATCCGAAACTCGATCCTCTTCGCCCTCACAGCGACCGTGATTGCAGTGACCGTCGGCATGGCGGCTGCGGCAATCGTTGCCTATCGGACGGGCCTTCTCTCCAGAGCTTTCGACGTGCTGCTGATGCTCCCGCTCGGCACGTCTGCGGTGACGATCGGATTCGGTTTCCTCGTGGCGCTCGGGCGACCGGTCGACCTGAGGACCTCACCGGTGCTGATACCGATCGCCCACGCGCTCGTCGCGATCCCGTTCGTCGTGCGAACCGCCGTTCCGGTAATGCGGTCCGTGAAGGAGAAGCTGCGCGAAGCTGCGGCAATGCTCGGTGCTCCCCCTTCCCGCGTGTGGCGACGGATCGACCTCCCGATGGTGTTTCGCGCCGGACTGGTAGGCGCAGGGTTCGCGTTCGCCATATCTCTCGGAGAGTTCGGTGCCACCAGTTTCATTGCCCGGCCGGCGACACCCACGTTGCCGATCGCGATCTTCCGTCTGCTCGGGCGGCCAGGCACCCTCGATCAAGCGCTGGCGCTCGCAACGGTGCTCATGGTGCTGACCGCACTCTCGATACTCCTCATCGAGCGGTTCCGCTTCGGCGAGTTAGGTGACTTCTGATGCTCGAAGTGAAGGACCTCGCCGTCTCCTTCGAAGGAGTGCCATTCCTCCACGATGTGAACCTCACCGTGACGGACGGAACGGTCGTCGCGATCCTCGGTCCCAGCGGAAGTGGAAAGACGACGCTGCTGCGAACCATCGCCGGCCTGCAGCGCTTCGACTCCGGGTCCATCGCCTGGGACGGCAAGTTGCTCGACCACACACCGCCGCACGCACGAGGCTTCGGGCTGATGTTCCAGGACTACGCCCTGTTTCCGCATATGACAGTCGGCGCAAACGTCGCCTTCGGTATCGAGGACCGCCCCGATGTGGACCGCAGAGTCGCAGAAGTACTCGGCTGGGTCGGGCTTGCAGGCTACGAGCATCGCGGCGTGGGACATCTCTCCGGCGGGGAACAGCAGCGGGTCGCCCTGGCTCGTTCGCTCGCTCCCGAGCCGAAGGTCCTGATGCTCGACGAGCCGGTCGGATCTCTCGACCGGACGTTGAGAGAGCGGATCGTTCCGGAGCTCAGAGATCTCTTCGTGACTCACAACATCACCGCGATCTACGTCACCCACGACCAGGAGGAGGCATTTGGGATCGCCGACTGGATCGTCATCCTACGAGATGGCACAGTTGCGCAAGCTGGTACTCCCGAGCAGGTGTGGCGAGCACCGGTGGACGCGTGGGTGGCCCGGTTTCTCGGGTTCGCCAACGTGGTCACGGTCAACGTGTCCGGCGGGATCGCCACCGCACCGTGGGGCACGTTCGAAGCCCCAGGAGTCTCCGACGGCGCCGGCCAAGTGATCATCAGACAGGATGCCATCACGACAAACGGTCCGCTCGAAGCTGTCGTCGCGCAACGCAGCTTCAGGGGAGGCCACTACACGACCCATCTCGAGATGCCCGACGGGACGATCCTCCAGGCCGAACTCGACCACGCCGAGGAGCCCGGCACATCGATCCGTTTCCGCATCGACCCCGACGGAGTCGTCGGCCTATGAGCCGGTGTGCGCCCGTCTTGGGAGATACATGCCCGTGCGTTCCATGTAGGCCCGGTAGTCGTCCCCGTATCTGATCAACAGGTCACGCTCCTCCGCCCGCGACATGAAGTGAAACAGTGGAAGCCACACGAACGAGTAGACCGCCAGGAAGGGTGAGTGGCATAGGAAGGCAATCACCCACCAGTACCAGACCTCGCCCGCAGCCTGTGGATGCCTGATCTTCTTGTAGATTCCGCCGTACATGGTGTGCTGTTCCTTAAGAACCATGGTCTCCTCGCCGGCGTCTCTCATCCCGCGGGCGAACACGATGCCCGAAGGAATGGCGATCACGACGGCGATCAGCGCGGACACCCAGTAGGGCCACGGAAGCGTCTTCGGGAACGACCACGGCAACGGGAAGAACGCATACACCACGTAGTTGATCCCCACGACCGTCATCATCACCGCGGAGAGGATCCGGAACCGTGTGCACCTCCGATAGGCGGCTTCCGCACCGATCTGTCGCGACAACGCCGCCGGCCCGACACTCGCCACATAGAAGGCAAACGTCAAGATCGTGGCGCCGATCATCACCGCAACGTTGAGCCATGGCAGCATCTGGAGCCTCCTCTCCCGGGCGCAATGCTACGACCACGCGAGAGCGCCTGCATTAGCCTGTCCACTCATGGCACGCACGACGACCATCAAGGTCCGCTTCTATGAACTGGACCCCTACAGCCACGTGAACCACACCGCGTACTTCGGCTACTTCGAAACCGCTCGCATCGAGGCCCTCGAAGCGGTGGGACTCGGCATGGATCAAATGTCGGCCGCAGGCATCCACCTGGTGGTCGTCGAGATGAATGCCCGATTCATTCGCCCCGCGGTCTCCGGGGATACGCTGCGTATCGAGTCCGAGCTCGTAGAGCGCCGTCGGGCGTCGTCCATATGGCGGCAGCGAATGTTCCGAGACGACACGTTGATCGCGACGCTCGAGATCCGCGCGGCGGTCACCGGCCTCGACGGCAAGCCGACCCGCTTCCCGCCCGAGTTCGCCGAGGCGTTTGAAGCGCTCTGAGGACGAACAGCTCGAAGCGTCCGACCGTCGTGCCTGGAAAGGGCCGGCACTGCCGAGAACCGTCGTCGACATGCCCCGTACACGAGGTTCAGCGGGTCCTCAGAATGATTGAGACGTTCTGGAGCTGACCCGGCGACAGGCCGCTACTACGCTGCCTGTCATGAAAGCTTGGCTCCTTCACGACATCGGCGGACCGGAATCCTTCACCCTCGAGGAGGTCGAAACTCCGAGCCCCGGGCCCGGTGAAGTCCGTGTTCGCCTGCAAATCTCGGCCCTCAACCATCTCGACATCTGGTCGTCCATGGGGATGCCGAAACCCCCGCTCCCCCACGTTGCCGGCGCGGACGGTTCAGGCGTCATCGACGCCCTCGGTGCAGATGTCGCCGGAATGGCCATCGGCGACGAAGTCATCGTCAACCCGTCTCTCTCGTGTGGACACTGCGCAGCGTGTCTGCGCGGCGACACACCATTCTGTGACACCTACCAGATCCTCGGTGAACACCGCTGGGGGACCTTCGCTGAGCAGGTCGTTGTCCCGGCCCACAACATCACGGCGAAGCCTTCCTCCCTGAGCTGGGAGGAGGCGGGCGCGTACGGCCTCGCCTACGGCACCGCATACCGCATGTTGCACAGGGCCCGTCTCCAGGGTGGTGAAACGCTGCTGGTCATCGGCGTCGGAGGTGGTGTCTCGAGCGCAGGAATGCTCATCGGCAAGGCGATGGGAGCAAACGTGTATGTCACCTCCCGGGACCCAGAGAAGATCGAGAAGGCGATCTCACTGGGAGCGGACGGCGGCTTCCTTTCTGATGAGAGCTATGACCGCGCTCTCAAGGCCGCCATCGGCGCCGGCGCGAATGTCGTACTCGAGAACGTGGGGAAGCCGACGTGGGACACTTCCATTCGCTCCCTCGAAAAGGGCGGCCGTCTCGTCACCTGTGGAGCAACGGGAGGAACGACCGTGGAGCTCACCGTTCCGAGATTGTTCTTCAAACAGCTCGAGATCATCGGGTCGACCATGTACGACTTCGGTGAGTTCGCATCGACGACACGCCTCGTTGCCACAGGGCGGGTGCCGGTACTCGTCGACTCCGTCTTCGGTTTCGACGACCTCCCCTCGGCTCTGGGCCGCATGCAAGGGAAAGATCAGTTCGGCAAGATCCTGCTGCGGCACGGATGACGAACCCGGGCGTGTTCGAGACCCCCTATACTGCCGCCGTCTACACGGCTGCGCCGTGGAGCGGTCTTGGGGGCGTGGTGAAGCCTGGAGTTCACGCCGGCCTGTCAAGCCGGAGGTCGCGGGTTCAAATCCCGTCGTCCCCGCCAATCTGCTCGGCCAGGTAGCTCAGTAGGAAGAGCACAGGTCTGAAAAACCTGGGGTCGGCAGTTCGATTCTGCCCCTGGCCACCAGCAAAACCCCAGGTCCCGGACCTGGGGGGCAGTCTCGTGCCGGCACCGTTAGGCGGACGAAACGCCTCTTTTCACACTTGTTACTCGCCGACTCGACATCGACTCACCGCTGAGTAGGCTCGCCAGGTCAGTCCGTTCCTGGATGGGCTGCCCGCGACAACGGCGACTTTCACCCTGGCAGGTCGCCGTTCTCGCTTCTACCACCGGCATCCGCTGACGCCTCGATCCCCAATCATTACGCCAGGCTCCGCCGGCCCCGGTCGGCTTCGCCGTACTCCCCCCAACGCTCGCTTCGCTCACTGGGGGGAGAGACAACTCGCTTCGCTCACTGGGGGGGAGGTGTCCTCGGAGCTCTGGCCGAGGACGGAGGGGGTCTTGGGAGGTGCCGCCCAGCGGTGGAGGGAGTCCTGGGTCGAACGGGGCCTGCCTGGCTTCACACCGGCATCACTCAGCAATCTCCTAGTTGCTGTGGATGACTGCCATCAACGGCGCCCAGCGGGCCACCGCTTCTCCGTAACGGTCCCCCGCCGTCTTGAGGTCGCCCACATCCAGAGCTTCCAAAGATGCATGCACCTCTGCAGCCGTTTCGTCGAACACCAGCTCGCCATCTGCGAAGAACTCGGCGACGGACCCGTAGTCCAACTCCACCATCGACGCAGCGGGAAAGTCGTCCAGCCAGCCTCGAAACTCGTCGAGTTCCTCCGTGACCACGTAGTCGAACCCGGCCCCCCGCAGCGTGTCGAGCGCTGAAGCCACCCGGTCGGTTGCCTGCACCAGTGAAGTCCGATACCGAATCGACGTTCCATCGAGTCGTGAAACCAGTTCGCGTTCTGTCGAATCGAACGCCACGAACCAGCGCAAGGGCACATGCCAGGCAGCCGTGAGGATGTGCGACCGGACCGACGGCTGGCGATCGTGAAGACGGGCAAGTTCGTCGGCCGCCCTGGCAGCCACCTGCTCGGGCACGATCACGTCACCACCGATGTCCGAATACGCATGGTGAAAGGCAAGCAAGCCTTCCAGCACACGAATTCGGGGGAAACGCGGGCAGAGGAACCGGGTTCCCCGCCACTCGGCGAGGAGCGCGTCGTCTTGCATCGGTTCCGCCAGGAGACCGAAAGCGCCTGCAGCCACCTGAGGCATTGGCGGATGGTCGACAACGACGACCTGTCCCGGCAGAGCTCGCTCGGGAAGGTACACGCGCAAAAAGGCTGTCCGAATCACAGCCGGCATGCTACTCAGCCGTAATCGTTGGAAGACACAGGGGGCACAGGGCGTTCCCGGGAAGAGGCACTCACTCAGCCACTACACTGTTGACATCGGACAATCGGAAGGAGCAGTCGCGAATGGGCGTAGCGGTCTACGACGAAGTCCTCCTCAACATCGAGGTCGCCCTACGACTTCGTATCATTCGCACAACCCGCTCCACAGCATCAGGTCCCGCCGCAGGCGGGACCAAGTCTTTCTCTGGGCATCAATGCACGCCCGCCACCGTCGGATGCGGCGGGATCGACGGCGACTGAAGGGAGAAACGGTGGAAGTCGTTGCCGAGTTACAGGACAATCACAAGGCCTTGGGCCTAACTGACGAGCAGGTCATCGACATGTATCGGGGGATCCTGCTCGCTCGAAGACTCGACGAACGGATCTGGGCACTGAACCGCCAGGGGCGGGCCGCGTTCGTAGTTTCCGCTTCCGGGCAGGAGGGATCACAGGTTCCTCCAGTGATGGCGATGAACCCCGACATCGACTGGGCCCTC from Gammaproteobacteria bacterium includes the following:
- a CDS encoding FAD-dependent oxidoreductase, whose protein sequence is MATALNPTQRSRDLDRLRNETFDVLVIGGGITGTGAALDAASRGLSVGLIEQRDLASGTSSRSSKLIHGGLRYLEQLNFRLVWEALHERGLLLDRIAPHLVRPVSFLYPLTHRVWERLYVGAGVTMYDLFARAGVNPLPRHQQLSRKRAIELFPSLRKDSLVGAIRYWDAQEDDARFVLTVARTAAGLGAAIAPSLTATGLRKGGDRVTGVEARCLERGETFTISARAVINATGVWTDKIQDLAGRGAIHVRSSKGIHLVVPRDRIRGDAGLITKTEKSVLFVIPWNDHWIIGTTDTDWDLDLAHPAASSTDIDYLLRHINQVIDPPLSHDDVEGVFAGLRPLLYGESDSTSKLSREHAVTEVVPGLITVAGGKYTTYRVMAKDAIDAAVESLSPDTPPSATHDLALAGAEGYRDLWDRREQVAAKQGLPLETVEHLLHRYGSMIEDIFRLIDADPTLGETLSGEYLKAEIVYAASHEGALHLDDVLTRRTRISVETKDRGTDVAEEAARLIGPLLGWDEQTRRQEVAYYLARVEAERDSQRQPDDRTADAVRLGAPDIRKST
- the fabH gene encoding beta-ketoacyl-ACP synthase III; this translates as MALRSRITGVGSYVPPKVVTNEDLSRLFDTSDEWITQRTGIKQRHWVEGSTSTSDLALEASRQALASAGVGPEDLDMIFFATISPDHFFPGSGVFLQRKLGISDIPAIDVRQQCTGFIYGTSMADQYIRTGSARRVLVVGAEIHSKGLDLSSEGRDVTVLFGDGAGAIVMEATDVQDPAVDPHVFSTHLHADGTFAEELWVEAPGMAVGDRMVTYEIIDRGQIYPKMNGRKVYVNAIKRMPEAITETIEANGVALEDVDLFVFHQANLRINEAVAQRMGIPEEKVFNTIDRFANTTAATIPIGLHEAEKAEVLQPGMLVASASFGSGFTWASMLIRW
- a CDS encoding PspC domain-containing protein, giving the protein MSTPESPTPTSTPKVLRRSASDKVIAGVAGGLGRYLGIDSVIIRIILLILLVAGGSGFLIYLIGWIAIPMEKPGDNVGPATGQASSATVLIGSTLIIIGGFMILNRIVPSISKFILPVIVIIIGLAVIVGGRR
- a CDS encoding thiamine ABC transporter substrate-binding protein, with the translated sequence MRRTPKVRRLGGLAIALTLIVAACSPTGSAPKESSTTTSESTTQPAETTAQPTEIVLLTHDAFAVSDNVLADFTSQTGVKVKLLQSDDAGTMLNQAILTKDNPIADVMFGIDNTFLSRALSEGIFDPYASPGLATVPKALQLDPEHHVTPIDFGDVCLNYDKAAFQGDVPAPTSLLDLTDPAYRDMLVVEDPATSSPGLAFLLATIAEFGEEGDYTWKDFWADLAANGVKVDAGWTEAYYSDFSAASDGTRPLVVSYASSPPAEVIFSETPLTSAPTAVITDGCFRQIEFAGILAGTEHPDAARKLIDFMLSKEFQEDIPLNMFVFPANSQAALPPEFIEFTTLPEHPESLDPALIEQNRERWIEDWTEIIRK
- a CDS encoding ABC transporter permease subunit, translated to MLVAIPLVFLGYFFAYPLGAILTKSLLQAGRVDLAPFAEVFRRGTLRNAIWFTVWQATASMLLTLVVALPAAYVFARYRFPGKSVLRAAITVPFVLPTVVVGTAFLALLGPTGLIDLSGTVWLILIAHVFFNYAIVVRTVGGFWANLDPRLEEAARMLGAGRWRTFRTVTLPLLRPALAAAGSIVFLFTFTSFGVILILGGLRFATIEVEIWRQTISYLQLPIASALAVIQLVGVTSILFAYSRYQQRRMIELPLRPAQEVSRVPRTLRDRAIVGTTLGFTGLFLGTPLAVLIERSLRTDTGFGFAAYRSLATPTSALFVPPVEAIRNSILFALTATVIAVTVGMAAAAIVAYRTGLLSRAFDVLLMLPLGTSAVTIGFGFLVALGRPVDLRTSPVLIPIAHALVAIPFVVRTAVPVMRSVKEKLREAAAMLGAPPSRVWRRIDLPMVFRAGLVGAGFAFAISLGEFGATSFIARPATPTLPIAIFRLLGRPGTLDQALALATVLMVLTALSILLIERFRFGELGDF
- a CDS encoding ATP-binding cassette domain-containing protein, which produces MLEVKDLAVSFEGVPFLHDVNLTVTDGTVVAILGPSGSGKTTLLRTIAGLQRFDSGSIAWDGKLLDHTPPHARGFGLMFQDYALFPHMTVGANVAFGIEDRPDVDRRVAEVLGWVGLAGYEHRGVGHLSGGEQQRVALARSLAPEPKVLMLDEPVGSLDRTLRERIVPELRDLFVTHNITAIYVTHDQEEAFGIADWIVILRDGTVAQAGTPEQVWRAPVDAWVARFLGFANVVTVNVSGGIATAPWGTFEAPGVSDGAGQVIIRQDAITTNGPLEAVVAQRSFRGGHYTTHLEMPDGTILQAELDHAEEPGTSIRFRIDPDGVVGL